From the genome of Motacilla alba alba isolate MOTALB_02 chromosome 13, Motacilla_alba_V1.0_pri, whole genome shotgun sequence, one region includes:
- the CNOT6 gene encoding CCR4-NOT transcription complex subunit 6 isoform X1 produces MPKEKYDPPDPRRMYTIMSSEEAANGKKSHWAELEISGKVRSLSSSLWTLTHLTALHLSDNSLSRIPSDIAKLHNLVYLDLSSNKIRSLPAELGNMVSLRELHLNNNLLRVLPFELGKLFQLQTLGLKGNPLTQDILNLYQEPDGTRRLLNYLLDNLAGTAKRISTEQPPPRSWIMLQEPDRTRPTALFSVMCYNVLCDKYATRQLYGYCPSWALNWEYRKKAIMQEILSCNADIISLQEVETEQYYSFFLVELKERGYNGFFSPKSRARTMSEQERKHVDGCAIFFKTEKFTLVQKHTVEFNQLAMANSEGSEAMLNRVMTKDNIGVAVLLELRKELIEMSSGKPHLGMEKQLVLVANAHMHWDPDYSDVKLVQTMMFLSEVKNIIDKASRSLKPGVSGELGTIPLVLCADLNSLPDSGVVEYLSTGGVETNHKDFKELRYNESLTNFSCNGKNGTTNGRITHGFKLKSAYENGLMPYTNYTFDFKGIIDYIFYSKPQLNILGILGPLDHHWLIENNISGCPHPLIPSDHFSLFAQLELLLPFLPPVNGIHLPGRR; encoded by the exons ATGCCCAAGGAAAAGTACGATCCACCTGATCCACGGAGGATGTACACAATTATGTCCTCAGAGGAAGCAGCCAATGGAAAGAAATCACACTGGGCAGAGTTGGAAATAAGTG GGAAAGTGAGAAGCTTAAGTTCATCTTTGTGGACACTGACCCATTTGACAGCTTTGCATCTCAGTGACAATTCCTTATCCCGTATTCCTTCAGACATTGCCAAGCTTCACAATCTGGTATATCTGGACTTGTCCTCTAATAAAATCCGCAGTTTACCAGCAGAGCTCGGAAACATGGTGTCACTCAG GGAACTACATTTAAATAACAACCTGTTACGAGTTTTACCTTTTGAGCTGGGAAAACTGTTCCAGTTACAGACTTTGGGTCTGAAAG GAAACCCACTTACACAGGATATTCTGAACCTGTATCAGGAACCAGATGGGACACGACGGCTACTGAACTATTTGCTTGATAATTTGGCAGGTACTGCAAAAAGAA TTTCGACAGAACAGCCACCTCCAAGATCCTGGATTATGTTGCAAGAACCAGACCGTACAAGACCAACAG CCTTGTTTTCTGTCATGTGTTACAACGTCCTCTGTGACAAATATGCCACCCGGCAGCTGTATGGCTATTGTCCATCCTGGGCCTTGAACTgggaatacagaaaaaaagccattatGCAGGAAATACTGAGCTGCAATGCTGACATCATAAGTctgcag GAGGTTGAAACGGAGCAGTACTACAGTTTCTTCCTGGTAGAATTGAAAGAGCGTGGCTATAATGGATTCTTCAGTCCAAAATCTAGAGCTAGGACAATGtcagaacaggaaagaaaacatgttGATGGTTGtgcaatatttttcaaaacagaaaa atttacTTTGGTCCAAAAGCATACTGTTGAGTTCAATCAACTAGCAATGGCAAACTCAGAAGGTTCAGAGGCTATGCTGAACAGAGTTATGACAAAAGATAACATTGGAGTCGCTGTTCTGTTAGAACTGCGAAAGGAATTGATAGAAATGTCAT ctGGAAAGCCACATCTTGGGATGGAAAAGCAGCTAGTTCTTGTAGCTAATGCACATATGCATTGGGACCCAGATTATTCTGATGTGAAGCTGGTTCAGACTATGATGTTCCTGTCCGAGGTAAAGAACATTATTGATAAAGCTTCTCGTAGTCTCAAACCTGGTGTTTCGGGAGAACTTGGAACCATTCCACTTGTACTGTGTGCAGATCTCAATTCTCTACCAGACTCTG GTGTTGTTGAGTACTTGAGCACTGGTGGAGTGGAAACAAACCACAAAGATTTTAAGGAACTGAGATACAACGAAAGTCTTACTAACTTCAGCTGTAATGGAAAAAATGGGACAACAAATGGAAGAATTACACATGGTTTCAAGTTGAAGAGTGCCTATGAGAATGGTCTAATGCCTTATACAAATTACACATTTGACTTCAAG GGTATTATTGATTACATCTTCTACTCTAAACCTCAGCTAAACATACTTGGCATTCTTGGACCTTTGGATCATCATTGGTTAATAGAGAACAATATAAGTGGTTGTCCACATCCACTCATCCCTTCTGACCACTTCTCACTTTTTGCACAACTGGAGcttttgctgcctttcctgcctCCTGTAAATGGAATCcatctccctggcaggaggtAG
- the LOC119706695 gene encoding uncharacterized protein LOC119706695 gives MAPRIRLSLSKPLPTIRETHEEAMEDPSSNPKCAGSAAASPDSYSSDDYIQSICHLARPTFPALLESRRKGKDRKTLKTPEDVSGSPLLVGTQQERSKCKLTNFISNVVPLGKVPPAETDFWSREDPLEQIYTNAGNLCSSQASSYGESASAGYSQCNSSAPNGDLHPTNLDEKNTGKTSFPRVFSFPRLPSPRPVQKEAVCSELRYLRRDEGTVLGNNHSQKENGPMFINTEEQLAPSARGKAAGNPALSCYVGRQNSFNTAGIDEKEGRKTSHCDKNVMGDVPTKQRYFESFQVPKKTTIHNWISEHRCIWKEAKIKACLLPAIAEV, from the coding sequence ATGGCACCCCGGATCAGGCTGAGCCTTTCAAAGCCTCTCCCAACCATACGGGAAACCCACGAGGAAGCGATGGAGGATCCAAGCAGCAACCCAAAGTgtgctggaagtgctgcagccagcccagactCATACTCCAGTGATGACTACATCCAATCCATCTGCCACCTTGCCAGAcccaccttcccagccctcctggaaAGCAGACGTAAGGGTAAGGATAGAAAGACCCTGAAGACCCCTGAGGATGTGTCAGGTTCTCCACTGCTtgtggggacacagcaggaaagGTCAAAATGTAAATTGACCAATTTCATCTCTAATGTGGTGCCACTGGGAAAAGTTCCACCTGCAGAAACCGACTTTTGGTCCAGAGAGGACCCCCTGGAACAAATTTACACCAATGCAGGAAATCTTTGCTCCTCCCAGGCTTCTTCCTATGGTGAAAGTGCCAGCGCTGGTTACTCACAGTGCAACTCTTCTGCCCCAAATGGTGACCTTCATCCCACAAACCTGGAtgaaaaaaacacagggaaaaccAGTTTTCCACGAGTGTTCAGTTTTCCAAGGCTTCCCTCCCCAAGACCAGTTCAGAAAGAAGCAGTATGCTCAGAGCTGAGGTATCTCAGAAGGGATGAGGGAACAGTTTTAGGGAATAACCAcagtcagaaagaaaatggcCCCATGTTCATTAACACTGAAGAGCAATTGGCACCCTCAGCCAGAGGGAAGGCGGCAGGAaacccagccctgtcctgctaTGTAGGAAGGCAGAATTCATTCAATACAGCAGGCATagatgaaaaagaaggaagaaaaacttctCACTGTGACAAAAATGTCATGGGTGATGTTCCCACTAAGCAGAGATACTTCGAGTCTTTCCAGGTACCTAAAAAAACCACCATCCATAACTGGATTTCAGAGCACAGATGCATCTGGAAAGAAGCAAAGATAAAAGCTTGTTTGCTCCCAGCCATTGCTGAAGTGTGA
- the CNOT6 gene encoding CCR4-NOT transcription complex subunit 6 isoform X2: protein MPKEKYDPPDPRRMYTIMSSEEAANGKKSHWAELEISGKVRSLSSSLWTLTHLTALHLSDNSLSRIPSDIAKLHNLVYLDLSSNKIRSLPAELGNMVSLRELHLNNNLLRVLPFELGKLFQLQTLGLKGNPLTQDILNLYQEPDGTRRLLNYLLDNLAVSTEQPPPRSWIMLQEPDRTRPTALFSVMCYNVLCDKYATRQLYGYCPSWALNWEYRKKAIMQEILSCNADIISLQEVETEQYYSFFLVELKERGYNGFFSPKSRARTMSEQERKHVDGCAIFFKTEKFTLVQKHTVEFNQLAMANSEGSEAMLNRVMTKDNIGVAVLLELRKELIEMSSGKPHLGMEKQLVLVANAHMHWDPDYSDVKLVQTMMFLSEVKNIIDKASRSLKPGVSGELGTIPLVLCADLNSLPDSGVVEYLSTGGVETNHKDFKELRYNESLTNFSCNGKNGTTNGRITHGFKLKSAYENGLMPYTNYTFDFKGIIDYIFYSKPQLNILGILGPLDHHWLIENNISGCPHPLIPSDHFSLFAQLELLLPFLPPVNGIHLPGRR, encoded by the exons ATGCCCAAGGAAAAGTACGATCCACCTGATCCACGGAGGATGTACACAATTATGTCCTCAGAGGAAGCAGCCAATGGAAAGAAATCACACTGGGCAGAGTTGGAAATAAGTG GGAAAGTGAGAAGCTTAAGTTCATCTTTGTGGACACTGACCCATTTGACAGCTTTGCATCTCAGTGACAATTCCTTATCCCGTATTCCTTCAGACATTGCCAAGCTTCACAATCTGGTATATCTGGACTTGTCCTCTAATAAAATCCGCAGTTTACCAGCAGAGCTCGGAAACATGGTGTCACTCAG GGAACTACATTTAAATAACAACCTGTTACGAGTTTTACCTTTTGAGCTGGGAAAACTGTTCCAGTTACAGACTTTGGGTCTGAAAG GAAACCCACTTACACAGGATATTCTGAACCTGTATCAGGAACCAGATGGGACACGACGGCTACTGAACTATTTGCTTGATAATTTGGCAG TTTCGACAGAACAGCCACCTCCAAGATCCTGGATTATGTTGCAAGAACCAGACCGTACAAGACCAACAG CCTTGTTTTCTGTCATGTGTTACAACGTCCTCTGTGACAAATATGCCACCCGGCAGCTGTATGGCTATTGTCCATCCTGGGCCTTGAACTgggaatacagaaaaaaagccattatGCAGGAAATACTGAGCTGCAATGCTGACATCATAAGTctgcag GAGGTTGAAACGGAGCAGTACTACAGTTTCTTCCTGGTAGAATTGAAAGAGCGTGGCTATAATGGATTCTTCAGTCCAAAATCTAGAGCTAGGACAATGtcagaacaggaaagaaaacatgttGATGGTTGtgcaatatttttcaaaacagaaaa atttacTTTGGTCCAAAAGCATACTGTTGAGTTCAATCAACTAGCAATGGCAAACTCAGAAGGTTCAGAGGCTATGCTGAACAGAGTTATGACAAAAGATAACATTGGAGTCGCTGTTCTGTTAGAACTGCGAAAGGAATTGATAGAAATGTCAT ctGGAAAGCCACATCTTGGGATGGAAAAGCAGCTAGTTCTTGTAGCTAATGCACATATGCATTGGGACCCAGATTATTCTGATGTGAAGCTGGTTCAGACTATGATGTTCCTGTCCGAGGTAAAGAACATTATTGATAAAGCTTCTCGTAGTCTCAAACCTGGTGTTTCGGGAGAACTTGGAACCATTCCACTTGTACTGTGTGCAGATCTCAATTCTCTACCAGACTCTG GTGTTGTTGAGTACTTGAGCACTGGTGGAGTGGAAACAAACCACAAAGATTTTAAGGAACTGAGATACAACGAAAGTCTTACTAACTTCAGCTGTAATGGAAAAAATGGGACAACAAATGGAAGAATTACACATGGTTTCAAGTTGAAGAGTGCCTATGAGAATGGTCTAATGCCTTATACAAATTACACATTTGACTTCAAG GGTATTATTGATTACATCTTCTACTCTAAACCTCAGCTAAACATACTTGGCATTCTTGGACCTTTGGATCATCATTGGTTAATAGAGAACAATATAAGTGGTTGTCCACATCCACTCATCCCTTCTGACCACTTCTCACTTTTTGCACAACTGGAGcttttgctgcctttcctgcctCCTGTAAATGGAATCcatctccctggcaggaggtAG